One genomic window of bacterium includes the following:
- a CDS encoding transketolase → MFDEKLFKNITKNIRKNILISTHLAGSGHIAGPLGAVDLLAYLFFYVLRNPLLKNKIVDLENKVFEDKFILSAGHYAPLLYSILAEIGLIKFAELNNLRSLGSILQGHTHRNLDYFIENSSGSLGQGVGLAVGEAIFYKKTNKKNQVFVLISDGEMNEGSVWESFLIASKFKLDNLTIIIDRNNIQQSGRSNHILPLEDLEKKLIAFDMNVSKLNGNDIHDIIKVFSHSNFSNQQPNVLLSYTTAGKGVNFLENNYEWHSKVLTKSELELAVTELEN, encoded by the coding sequence AAAATATTCGCAAAAATATATTGATATCAACTCATTTAGCAGGAAGCGGTCATATAGCTGGCCCTTTGGGTGCCGTTGATTTGCTCGCATATTTATTTTTTTATGTATTGCGAAATCCTTTGTTGAAGAATAAGATTGTGGATTTGGAAAATAAAGTATTTGAAGATAAATTTATCTTAAGTGCAGGTCACTATGCTCCGTTACTTTATTCCATCCTAGCCGAGATAGGTTTGATAAAATTTGCTGAATTGAATAACCTGCGGTCTCTTGGTTCCATTTTGCAAGGTCATACCCATAGAAACTTAGATTATTTTATTGAAAATTCTTCTGGAAGCCTCGGTCAAGGAGTTGGTTTAGCGGTGGGTGAAGCTATTTTTTACAAAAAAACGAACAAAAAAAATCAAGTGTTTGTTTTGATATCTGATGGCGAAATGAACGAAGGTAGTGTTTGGGAATCCTTTTTGATTGCAAGTAAGTTCAAACTTGATAACTTAACTATAATTATTGACAGAAATAATATTCAACAATCAGGAAGATCAAATCATATACTTCCTTTAGAAGATCTAGAAAAAAAACTTATTGCTTTTGATATGAATGTATCAAAATTAAATGGAAACGATATTCATGACATTATCAAAGTATTTAGCCATTCGAACTTTTCAAATCAACAACCAAATGTACTATTATCATACACTACGGCAGGAAAAGGAGTTAACTTTCTTGAGAATAACTATGAATGGCATTCAAAAGTGTTAACTAAATCAGAATTAGAATTAGCTGTAACCGAGCTTGAAAATTAA